A genomic stretch from Hydrogenimonas urashimensis includes:
- a CDS encoding YgaP family membrane protein, which yields MACQMGTQDRLSRIVAGVILIGFAMITGNPIGWLGIIPLVTGVIGWCLIYGPLGINTCEERSQEHGGH from the coding sequence ATGGCATGTCAAATGGGAACACAGGATCGTCTGAGCCGGATCGTCGCGGGTGTCATTCTCATCGGATTCGCAATGATCACCGGCAATCCCATCGGCTGGCTCGGCATCATTCCACTGGTCACCGGCGTCATCGGATGGTGCCTCATCTACGGACCGCTGGGCATCAATACATGCGAAGAGAGATCCCAAGAGCACGGCGGGCATTGA
- the rpsU gene encoding 30S ribosomal protein S21: protein MPGILVRENESFDEAYRRFKKQVDRNLIVTEARARRFYEPMTEKRKKQKIAARKKLLKRLFMLRRYESRL from the coding sequence ATGCCTGGCATCCTCGTACGCGAAAACGAGTCTTTCGACGAGGCGTATCGCCGCTTCAAGAAGCAGGTCGATCGCAACCTGATCGTCACGGAAGCTCGTGCCCGTCGGTTCTATGAGCCGATGACCGAAAAGCGCAAGAAGCAGAAGATTGCGGCACGCAAAAAACTGCTCAAGCGTCTTTTCATGCTGCGCAGATACGAATCCCGTCTCTAA
- a CDS encoding methyl-accepting chemotaxis protein, whose product MYIPEYIRKQPLSVMFSILIAGAMVVISAAIYWYQFDENKKALKQNLYNEAKSVLNFADVLLQSRNEKFFSGESPEVPQMIQNEVFDKFTAVSEGKVFFKEASKMPMDPKNRALPFEERAIDYFQQHRDKKEYATEVEQKGKSYYMLARPMIAEKRCKLCHPTWTPGDVIAIEAARIDLSDYKAALEGNILYSFLNWFVNVAVVLLVIHFLFRRVIAERLEKLLQIFKRVERGKFIIDDILGEDAKIDEKSRNEIDQLFLHLKQMVDVLRPVIAKVVTQSKNVAFEASYGLVRLKASNESVMDQTKEVEHVAESLREIGRMNQALSGQLEELVTHVDASVRLIERGQEQMRENAKETRKASEALEDTIHSIEELKGFSESVSKTIELISEIADETNLIALNAAIEAARAGEHGRGFAVVAEKVRELAEVSMENANNTRRIIQSMVRNIDGVVQNATHTKSFFLNLQESSERVGNYFQEIESTQRETIRTMDHFGQEFAKEYEAYAKILDRLDSVTEGNRRIVESTKNVESVMTMISEESAELKVLSDGFETVVNQRKMPRTIVSPPVAITIEYENGIVDRGFVFDVSEKGLSFYGIDEANHCNAAGLEGVKGVVTFDRPVNGLEKIRFEVVYHSEPKFHGIRFCGAKRID is encoded by the coding sequence ATGTATATTCCCGAATATATCCGCAAACAACCGCTCTCCGTCATGTTCTCGATTCTGATCGCCGGCGCCATGGTCGTGATCTCCGCGGCCATCTACTGGTACCAGTTCGACGAGAACAAAAAGGCGCTGAAACAGAACCTCTACAACGAAGCGAAAAGCGTGCTCAATTTCGCCGACGTTTTGCTGCAAAGCCGCAACGAAAAGTTCTTCTCGGGCGAATCGCCCGAGGTTCCCCAGATGATCCAGAACGAGGTATTCGACAAATTCACGGCAGTCAGCGAGGGCAAGGTCTTCTTCAAGGAGGCCTCCAAAATGCCGATGGACCCGAAAAACAGGGCGCTGCCCTTCGAAGAGCGGGCGATCGACTATTTCCAGCAGCACAGGGATAAAAAAGAGTACGCGACGGAGGTCGAGCAGAAGGGCAAATCGTACTACATGCTCGCCAGGCCGATGATCGCGGAAAAGCGGTGCAAACTCTGCCATCCCACATGGACACCCGGCGACGTCATCGCCATCGAGGCGGCGAGGATCGATCTGAGCGACTACAAAGCGGCGCTCGAAGGCAACATTCTCTACTCCTTTTTGAACTGGTTCGTCAACGTCGCCGTGGTGTTGCTGGTGATCCATTTTCTCTTCCGGCGGGTGATCGCCGAGCGGCTTGAGAAGCTGCTGCAGATCTTCAAGCGTGTGGAGAGGGGGAAGTTCATCATCGACGACATTCTGGGGGAGGACGCGAAGATCGACGAGAAGAGCCGGAACGAGATCGACCAGCTCTTTCTCCATCTCAAGCAGATGGTCGATGTCCTGCGTCCGGTGATCGCGAAGGTGGTGACCCAGTCGAAAAACGTCGCTTTCGAGGCCTCCTACGGGCTGGTTCGCCTGAAAGCCTCCAACGAGTCGGTGATGGATCAGACCAAAGAGGTGGAACATGTCGCCGAGAGCCTCCGGGAGATCGGCCGGATGAACCAGGCCCTCAGCGGCCAGCTCGAAGAGCTCGTGACCCACGTGGACGCGTCGGTCCGGCTGATCGAGCGGGGGCAGGAGCAGATGCGGGAGAACGCGAAAGAGACCCGGAAGGCTTCGGAAGCGCTGGAGGACACGATCCATTCGATCGAGGAGCTCAAAGGCTTCTCGGAAAGCGTCTCAAAAACGATCGAACTCATTTCGGAGATCGCCGACGAGACCAATCTCATCGCGCTCAACGCGGCGATCGAAGCGGCCCGTGCCGGCGAGCACGGCCGGGGGTTCGCCGTCGTGGCGGAGAAGGTGCGGGAGCTGGCGGAAGTGTCGATGGAGAATGCGAACAATACCCGCCGCATCATCCAGTCGATGGTCAGAAACATCGACGGTGTCGTCCAAAACGCCACCCATACGAAATCCTTCTTCCTCAATCTTCAGGAGAGTTCGGAACGGGTCGGAAACTATTTTCAGGAGATCGAGTCGACCCAGCGCGAAACGATCAGGACGATGGACCATTTCGGCCAGGAGTTCGCCAAGGAGTACGAAGCGTATGCGAAGATTCTGGACCGGCTCGATTCGGTGACGGAAGGCAACCGGCGCATCGTCGAAAGCACGAAGAATGTCGAGTCGGTGATGACGATGATCTCCGAAGAGAGTGCCGAACTCAAGGTGCTCAGCGACGGATTCGAAACGGTCGTGAACCAAAGAAAGATGCCCAGGACCATCGTCTCGCCGCCGGTCGCCATCACGATCGAGTACGAAAACGGCATCGTCGACCGGGGATTCGTTTTCGACGTGTCGGAGAAAGGCCTCTCGTTCTACGGGATCGACGAGGCGAACCACTGCAACGCAGCCGGTCTTGAAGGCGTCAAAGGCGTGGTGACATTCGACAGGCCGGTCAACGGCCTTGAGAAAATCCGCTTCGAAGTGGTCTACCACAGCGAACCCAAATTCCACGGCATCCGCTTCTGCGGCGCCAAGCGGATCGATTAG
- a CDS encoding NAD(P)H-hydrate dehydratase gives MQKIFDNCYDLDRRCYEKYGLNEDILMEHAAEAMARHIRDRGQGSESILIVAGPGNNGADGITLARLLHADFDVTLHLPYGAKSAMAKLQLERLCQLGLEPTPSLPERADIVVDALFGAGFSKPLDTRGIDTVDALNRMEGYKIACDIPTGIDPKGNPNPIAFRADVTITMGALKIALYGDHAKPYVGAIEVADLGVSRTLYEQHSSTFLLDAEDFNPPLRTNPASHKGNFGHLCVVAGSKRGAAVLCAMAGLRFGAGLVTLISDRPIEHLPYSLMQSHELPESVSAVAMGMGMGYDYDPIMVKTKILEEDIPLLMDADICHLPWVATLLEKCSKTVITPHPKEFSVLLKTLGIEDVSVAQIQRERFDWAKRFSERYPDTVLILKGANTLIAHREILYVNPLGTPVLSQAGSGDILSGLVASLLAQGYTPLNAAINGSLAHTFCARNFEGANFSAVPEDLIGEIRWLAT, from the coding sequence ATGCAAAAGATTTTCGACAACTGTTACGATCTTGACAGGCGCTGCTACGAGAAGTACGGCCTGAACGAAGATATTCTGATGGAGCATGCCGCCGAAGCGATGGCGCGGCACATCCGCGACCGCGGGCAAGGCTCCGAGAGCATCCTGATCGTCGCGGGTCCGGGCAACAACGGGGCGGACGGCATCACGCTGGCGCGCCTTCTGCATGCCGATTTTGATGTCACCCTCCATCTTCCCTACGGGGCGAAATCGGCCATGGCCAAACTCCAGCTCGAACGCCTCTGCCAGCTGGGCCTCGAGCCGACCCCTTCGCTCCCCGAACGGGCCGACATCGTCGTCGACGCCCTTTTCGGAGCCGGTTTCTCCAAACCGCTGGATACCCGAGGCATCGATACCGTCGATGCCCTCAACCGGATGGAGGGGTACAAAATCGCCTGCGACATCCCCACCGGCATCGATCCGAAAGGCAATCCCAACCCCATCGCTTTCCGGGCCGACGTCACGATCACGATGGGCGCGCTGAAGATCGCCCTCTACGGCGATCACGCCAAACCCTACGTCGGCGCCATCGAGGTGGCCGATCTGGGGGTGAGCCGGACTCTCTACGAGCAGCACAGCAGCACCTTTCTTCTCGATGCCGAAGATTTCAATCCGCCCCTGCGGACCAACCCCGCCTCCCACAAGGGCAATTTCGGGCATCTGTGTGTCGTGGCGGGCAGCAAGCGGGGCGCCGCCGTACTCTGCGCAATGGCGGGGCTTCGCTTCGGCGCCGGACTCGTGACGCTTATTAGCGACAGACCGATCGAGCATCTGCCCTACTCCCTGATGCAGAGCCACGAACTGCCCGAGAGCGTCAGCGCCGTCGCCATGGGCATGGGGATGGGGTACGACTACGACCCGATCATGGTCAAAACGAAGATTCTGGAAGAGGACATCCCCCTTCTGATGGATGCCGACATCTGCCATCTGCCCTGGGTCGCGACCCTTCTTGAAAAATGCAGCAAAACCGTCATCACCCCCCACCCCAAAGAGTTTTCCGTACTCCTCAAAACGCTCGGTATCGAGGATGTGAGCGTCGCGCAGATCCAGAGGGAGCGTTTCGACTGGGCGAAGCGCTTCTCGGAGCGCTACCCCGATACGGTGCTGATTTTAAAAGGGGCCAATACGCTCATCGCCCACCGGGAGATTCTCTACGTCAATCCCCTCGGCACACCGGTACTCTCCCAGGCGGGCAGCGGCGACATCCTCAGCGGGCTCGTCGCCTCGCTGCTGGCACAGGGCTACACGCCGCTCAACGCCGCCATCAACGGGTCGCTCGCCCATACCTTCTGCGCCCGCAATTTCGAAGGGGCGAACTTCAGCGCCGTACCGGAAGATCTGATCGGGGAGATCCGTTGGCTCGCGACATAA
- the purN gene encoding phosphoribosylglycinamide formyltransferase — translation MARDIKIAVLFSGEGTNLENLIRHFHGKRFGEKTIGIVPITNRPEAGGIERAKRHGIDTIVIDHRDFPNRESFDGKLVETLRALAPDLVVMAGFMRILTPVFTSQIEAINLHPSLLPLFKGADAIRKSFESGMKVGGVTIHRVTQELDSGKILAQSCVSLENHDTLESFTHKIRQTEYRLLPETIRELLGICGW, via the coding sequence TTGGCTCGCGACATAAAGATCGCCGTCCTCTTCAGCGGCGAGGGGACCAATCTCGAAAATCTGATCCGCCATTTTCACGGCAAAAGGTTCGGAGAGAAAACCATCGGGATCGTTCCGATCACGAACCGGCCGGAAGCTGGGGGGATCGAACGGGCGAAGAGGCATGGAATCGACACGATCGTCATCGACCACCGGGATTTCCCCAACAGGGAATCGTTCGACGGAAAACTGGTCGAGACACTCCGCGCCCTCGCTCCGGATCTTGTCGTGATGGCGGGGTTCATGCGCATCCTGACGCCGGTTTTCACGTCCCAAATCGAAGCGATCAACCTCCACCCCTCCCTTCTTCCGCTTTTCAAGGGCGCCGACGCGATCAGAAAAAGCTTCGAAAGCGGCATGAAAGTGGGCGGCGTGACGATTCACCGTGTCACGCAGGAGCTCGACAGCGGCAAGATTCTGGCGCAGTCGTGCGTTTCCCTTGAAAACCACGACACGCTGGAGAGTTTCACCCACAAAATCCGGCAGACCGAATACCGCCTCCTGCCCGAAACGATCCGGGAGCTGCTGGGGATCTGTGGCTGGTAG
- a CDS encoding secondary thiamine-phosphate synthase enzyme YjbQ: MEILQARIRLQAKPRGVHLVTEEILSQLPQIQRCEKGLLHLFLQHTSAGLAINENADPDVRYDTETFIDDLIPDGYPKFSHLLEGRDDMPAHLKSMLFGCQLTIPVTHGRFALGTWQGIYLIEARNRGGARHLVATLQGDMV; encoded by the coding sequence ATGGAGATTCTGCAGGCCAGGATCCGGCTTCAGGCCAAACCCCGCGGCGTCCACCTGGTGACAGAGGAGATCCTTTCGCAGCTGCCGCAGATCCAACGGTGCGAAAAGGGGCTTCTTCACCTTTTTCTACAGCACACGAGCGCAGGTCTGGCGATCAACGAAAACGCCGATCCGGACGTGCGGTATGACACCGAAACCTTCATCGACGACCTGATTCCCGACGGGTACCCGAAATTCTCCCATCTGCTGGAGGGACGCGACGATATGCCGGCCCATCTCAAGTCGATGCTGTTTGGATGCCAGCTGACGATTCCGGTGACACACGGAAGGTTCGCTCTGGGCACGTGGCAGGGAATCTACCTGATCGAGGCGAGAAACCGTGGCGGCGCGCGCCATCTGGTCGCGACACTTCAGGGCGACATGGTATAA
- a CDS encoding ribonuclease HII, which translates to MKSLCGIDEAGRGPLAGPLVMAGVILYEPIEGLTDSKKLTEKRREALYETIVKDAAWHIVSFDAAAIDKKGISACLIAGLKEIMRTLLAAEYLFDGNTTFGIAGLRCQVKADLTVPQVSAASILAKVTRDRTMVELAKAYPAYGFERHKGYGTQSHIEAIRKNGYTPVHRRSYRIKALEQPTFDF; encoded by the coding sequence ATGAAAAGTCTATGCGGCATCGACGAAGCCGGACGGGGTCCCCTGGCGGGGCCGCTGGTCATGGCGGGCGTCATTCTCTACGAACCGATCGAAGGGCTCACCGACTCCAAGAAGCTCACCGAAAAACGGCGCGAAGCGCTTTATGAGACCATTGTCAAAGATGCCGCGTGGCATATCGTCTCCTTCGATGCCGCCGCGATCGACAAAAAAGGGATCAGCGCCTGCCTGATCGCCGGATTGAAAGAGATCATGCGGACCCTCTTGGCCGCCGAATACCTTTTCGACGGCAACACGACATTCGGCATTGCGGGCCTGCGATGCCAAGTCAAAGCCGACCTGACGGTTCCCCAAGTGAGTGCCGCGAGCATCCTGGCCAAGGTGACGCGGGACAGAACCATGGTCGAGCTTGCGAAAGCCTACCCGGCCTACGGATTCGAGCGTCACAAAGGGTACGGGACCCAAAGCCACATCGAAGCGATTCGCAAAAACGGATACACACCCGTCCATCGCAGAAGCTACCGAATCAAAGCGCTCGAACAGCCCACCTTCGATTTTTAA
- the purT gene encoding formate-dependent phosphoribosylglycinamide formyltransferase, with protein sequence MHFPTPLKSNALKIMLLGSGELGKEVAIEAQRLGIEVIAVDRYPDAPAHQVAHEAHVIDMQNKEAVLDLIRRVRPTYILPEIEAISIEALFEAEREGFHVIPNAEAVNKTMNRKNIRKFAAEELGLVTSAYRFVSTFEELKEAAEAVGYPCVIKPVMSSSGHGQSVAKSPEDLQVSWEIAKEARGDASELIVEEFVRFDYEITLLTARTEKETVFCEPIAHEQKDGDYIFSWQPAFMTPEALKKAQTIAKKVTDGLGGRGIFGVELFVKGDEVYFSEVSPRPHDTGMVTLITQSQSEFALHLRAVLGLPLGFTFFTPGASAAYKAKSESVAPVLRVEEGTFAPDSFVRIFGKPESHAGRRMAVVLTMASSDTEALAKAKERIGYIDDTVTVTQTVEEEREEREDETCVIKRVFKFIFGS encoded by the coding sequence ATGCATTTTCCGACACCTTTGAAATCGAACGCCCTGAAAATCATGCTGCTTGGAAGCGGCGAACTCGGCAAGGAGGTCGCGATCGAGGCGCAGCGGCTGGGCATCGAAGTGATCGCGGTGGACCGCTATCCCGACGCGCCGGCGCATCAGGTGGCCCACGAAGCGCACGTCATCGACATGCAGAACAAGGAGGCGGTGCTCGACCTGATCCGTCGCGTCAGGCCCACCTACATTCTCCCCGAGATCGAGGCGATCAGCATCGAGGCGCTCTTCGAGGCGGAAAGGGAGGGGTTCCATGTCATTCCCAACGCCGAAGCGGTCAACAAGACGATGAACCGCAAGAACATCCGCAAATTCGCGGCCGAGGAGCTGGGGCTTGTGACGAGCGCCTACCGCTTCGTCTCGACTTTCGAGGAGCTGAAAGAGGCGGCGGAAGCGGTCGGGTACCCCTGTGTCATCAAACCGGTGATGAGCTCGTCGGGGCACGGTCAGAGCGTGGCCAAAAGCCCCGAAGATCTGCAGGTTTCGTGGGAGATCGCCAAGGAGGCGCGGGGGGACGCCAGCGAACTGATTGTCGAGGAGTTCGTGCGGTTCGATTACGAAATCACCCTTTTGACGGCGCGCACGGAGAAGGAGACGGTCTTTTGCGAGCCGATCGCCCACGAGCAGAAGGATGGCGACTACATCTTCAGCTGGCAGCCGGCCTTCATGACGCCCGAGGCGCTCAAAAAGGCGCAGACGATCGCGAAAAAAGTGACGGACGGCCTGGGCGGCCGCGGCATCTTCGGTGTCGAGCTCTTCGTCAAAGGGGATGAGGTCTACTTCTCCGAAGTGAGCCCGAGGCCCCACGATACGGGTATGGTGACGCTGATCACCCAGAGTCAGAGCGAGTTCGCCCTCCATCTGAGGGCGGTTTTGGGGTTGCCCCTGGGGTTCACGTTCTTCACGCCCGGCGCGAGCGCCGCATACAAGGCAAAAAGCGAGAGCGTGGCACCGGTGCTGCGGGTCGAGGAGGGGACGTTCGCGCCCGACTCTTTCGTACGGATCTTCGGCAAGCCCGAAAGCCACGCCGGGCGGCGCATGGCGGTTGTCCTGACGATGGCTTCGAGCGATACCGAGGCGCTCGCCAAGGCGAAGGAGCGCATCGGCTATATCGACGACACGGTGACGGTGACCCAAACGGTCGAAGAGGAGCGCGAAGAGCGCGAAGACGAGACCTGCGTCATCAAGAGGGTCTTCAAGTTCATCTTCGGGTCGTGA